The following are encoded in a window of Saccharothrix longispora genomic DNA:
- a CDS encoding PP2C family protein-serine/threonine phosphatase, which produces MDHDNRALDQQRTLAQALKRAELTTEQLWLRYFSLGGDAGLIDVDAYVHGLGGLAPVQRDVLAHAVNERLDELTPPHRAAYSRPIRGRNPDTGPLAALVRLLEDTELAPPERLPAVAEAAGGVLGVRVTVYLADYDQRRLHPLPTASDGDRSPLEVETTLAGRAFRHVELLPSETPGPRLWVPLLDGVERLGVLEIAVVDPDDLYDPGLRTQCRWVSMLLGHLVTLLTQHGDALDRVRLRTPRTIDGELIWSLLPPLTAGVDSFVVTGVVEPRQDVSGDAFDYSLSETTATLIVLDAVGHDLRSGLIAATALAAHRTARRAGHGLYEQARAVDDAIHDQFGEGAFATAVLAEVDLATGRLRYLNAGHPEPLVMRAGKVVKPLTGGRRPPLGLGLRELTIAEEALQPDDWLVIYTDGITGATDGAGEPFGRERLVDFLHREAATGHPPPETARRLVRSVLAHQHDGVLADDATVLIARWTDPRNPTP; this is translated from the coding sequence GTGGACCACGACAACCGCGCGCTGGACCAGCAGCGCACCCTGGCCCAGGCGCTCAAGCGCGCCGAGTTGACCACCGAGCAGCTGTGGCTGCGCTACTTCAGCTTGGGCGGCGACGCCGGGCTGATCGACGTGGACGCCTACGTCCACGGCCTGGGCGGCCTCGCCCCTGTGCAGCGCGACGTCCTGGCCCACGCGGTCAACGAACGCCTCGACGAGCTGACCCCGCCGCACCGCGCGGCCTACAGCCGGCCGATCCGGGGGAGGAACCCGGACACCGGGCCGCTGGCCGCCCTGGTCCGGCTGCTGGAGGACACCGAGCTGGCGCCCCCGGAACGGCTGCCGGCCGTGGCCGAGGCGGCGGGCGGCGTCCTGGGCGTCCGCGTCACCGTTTACCTGGCCGACTACGACCAGCGCCGCCTGCACCCCCTGCCCACCGCGTCCGACGGCGACCGAAGCCCCCTGGAGGTCGAGACGACCCTGGCCGGCCGGGCGTTCCGGCACGTCGAGCTCCTGCCCTCGGAAACGCCGGGACCGCGCCTGTGGGTGCCGCTGCTGGACGGGGTCGAGCGCCTGGGCGTGCTGGAGATCGCGGTGGTCGACCCGGACGACCTCTACGACCCCGGTCTGCGCACCCAGTGCCGCTGGGTGTCGATGCTGCTCGGGCACCTGGTCACCCTGCTGACCCAGCACGGCGACGCGCTGGACCGGGTGCGGCTGCGCACGCCGCGCACGATCGACGGCGAGTTGATCTGGTCGCTGCTGCCCCCGCTCACCGCCGGCGTGGACAGCTTCGTCGTCACCGGCGTGGTGGAGCCCCGCCAGGACGTCAGCGGCGACGCGTTCGACTACTCGCTGTCCGAGACCACGGCGACCCTCATCGTCCTCGACGCGGTCGGGCACGACCTGCGCAGCGGCCTGATCGCGGCCACCGCGCTGGCCGCCCACCGCACCGCCCGCCGCGCCGGGCACGGCCTCTACGAGCAGGCCCGGGCCGTCGACGACGCGATCCACGACCAGTTCGGCGAGGGCGCGTTCGCCACCGCGGTCCTGGCCGAGGTGGACCTCGCGACCGGGAGGCTGCGCTACCTCAACGCCGGTCACCCCGAGCCCCTGGTGATGCGGGCGGGCAAGGTGGTCAAGCCCCTGACCGGTGGTCGCCGGCCACCGCTCGGCCTGGGCCTGCGAGAGCTGACCATCGCCGAGGAGGCGCTGCAACCGGACGACTGGCTGGTGATCTACACCGACGGCATCACCGGGGCCACCGACGGCGCGGGCGAGCCCTTCGGCCGGGAGCGCCTGGTCGACTTCCTGCACCGCGAGGCGGCCACGGGCCACCCGCCACCGGAGACCGCGCGGCGGCTGGTCAGGTCCGTCCTGGCGCACCAGCACGACGGCGTCCTGGCCGACGACGCCACCGTGCTGATAGCCCGCTGGACGGACCCCCGCAACCCCACCCCGTGA